CCAGCACCACCGGGCAGCCGGCCAGCTCGGCGGCCTGGCGCACCACCTCGGCCGGGCCGGCGCCCTCGACGGACAGCTCGGTGAACCGCTGGTGGATCTCCTCGGTGGCGCGCAGCTCGTGCAGTTGGGCGTCGACGATCAGCGCGTGCACCGCCTCGGTGATCCGCACGAACGGGGTGGCCCGCCGCAGCTCGACCAGGGGCAGCCCGCGCCGCTGGGCGGCCGCCACCATCACCCGGGGCACCCCGCTGACGTACCGGCGGCCCAGCTCGACCACCAGCCCGGAGACGCCGACGTCGGCCAGGTCGTCGATGAAGGCGCGCAGCCCTGCGTCGTCGGCGGGCAGCCCGATGCCGGTGGTGAGGACGAGTTCGCCGCCGCCGAGCAGGGTGGCGATGTCCGGCACCTCGGCCACGTGCACCCAGCGGACCGGCCGGTCCAGCCCGGCGTCCCCGGCGACCAGGCGCGGGGCGCCGTGGCGGACCGGATCCAGCGCGAGCACCTCACGGACGGTAGGGAACACGGCCGACACGCTACCCTCCGTGATCCTCCTGCGGAATGTGCGGCCCCGGCCGGGGCTGCACGTCGGCTCGTCGGGCCCCGTTCACGTTGGCCCGCTCGGCCGACGGCGGCTGGGTGGGGCACCTGGACCAGTCGCGTCCCCTGCCGCCGGCTGCCGGGGCGAACCGACGGCGGCCCCGACAGCCATCGGGCTGCGGGGCCGCCTGCGCGTCGTCGCGCCGCCGTGCGGATCCGGCTGCGGGAGCGGGTCCGCGTGCCGGGACGCCGATCAGTCGACGCCGAACTCCATCGCGGCGCGGTCGAGCGCCACGTCCTCGGCGGAGGGCACCCCCCGGGAGGCGATGGCCTCCGCGCCGCCCTCCGGCATCGCGCCGATCAGCCCGGTCGAGGCCGCCTGCGCGGCGCCGACCATCCGCTGGGGGGTCGCGCCGCCCACCATGCCGAGGGTGGCGTACTGCTCCAGCTTCGCCCGCGAGTCGGCGATGTCCAGGTTGCGCATGGTGAGCTGGCCGATCCGGTCCGACGGGCCGAACGCCGAGTCCTCGGTACGCTCCATCGACAGCTTGTCGGGGTGGTAGCTGAACGCCGGGCCGCTGGTGTCCAGAATCGAGTAGTCCTCGCCCCGGCGCAGCCGCAGCGTCACCTCGCCGGTGACCGCCGTGCCGACCCAGCGCTGCAACGACTCGCGCAGCATCAGCGCCTGCGGGTCCAGCCAGCGCCCCTCGTACATCAGCCGACCGAGGCGGCGGCCCTCGTTGTGGTAGTTGGCCAGGGTGTCCTCGTTGTGGATGGCGTTGACCAGCCGTTCGTACGCGGCGTGCAGCAGCGCCATGCCGGGCGCCTCGTAGATGCCCCGGCTCTTGGCCTCGATGATCCGGTTCTCGATCTGGTCCGACATGCCCAGGCCGTGCCGGCCGCCGATGGCGTTGGCCTCCAGCACCAGGTCGACGGGGCTGCCGAACTCCTTGCCGTTGATGGTCACCGGGCGGCCCTGGTCGAAGCCGATCGTGACGTCCTCGGTCGGGATCTCCACCGACGGGTCCCAGAACCGGACTCCCATGATCGGGTTGACCGTCTCGATGCCGGTGTCGAGGTGTTCGAGGGTCTTCGCCTCGTGGGTGGCGCCCCAGATGTTGGCGTCGGTGGAGTACGCCTTCTCGGTGCTGTCCCGGTACGGCAGGCCGCGTTCGAGCAGCCACTCCGACATCTCCTTGCGCCCGCCCAGTTCGGTGACGAAGTCGGCGTCCAGCCACGGCTTGTAGATGCGCAGCTGCGGGTTGGCCAGCAGGCCGTAGCGGTAGAACCGCTCGATGTCGTTGCCCTTGAAGGTCGAGCCGTCGCCCCAGATCTGGACGTCGTCGGAGATCATCGCCCGGACCAGGAGGGTCCCGGTCACGGCCCGGCCCAGCGGCGTGGTGTTGAAGTACGCCCGCCCGCCCGAGCGGATGTGGAAGGCACCGCAGGTCAGCGCCGCCAGGCCCTCTTCGACCAGGGCGGCGCGGCAGTCGACCAGTCGGGCGACCTCGGCGCCGTAGCTGAGCGCACGACCGGGCACCGAGGCGATGTCGGGCTCGTCGTACTGGCCGATGTCGGCGGTGTAGGCGCAGGGGACGGCGCCCTTGTCGCGCATCCACGCGACCGCGACCGAGGTGTCGAGGCCGCCGGAGAAGGCGATGCCGACACGTTCGCCGATGGGCAGGGAGGTGAGAACCTTGGACACAAGGCAAGATTATTCATCAGATCGCATGGTCATGCAACTCGACCCCGCGATCCGTCGCGGCTACCCGGCGTCGAAGGGCGGATCGTCGCGACCCAGCTCCCAGAACGCCACGGCCGCGGCGGCGGCGACGTTCAGCGAGTCCACCCCGCGCCGCATGGGGATGACCACCCGGACGTCGCTGGCGGACTGGGCCGCATCGGTGAGGCCGGGCCCCTCGGCCCCGAGCAGCAGCGCGGCCCGCTCGCGCTGCGCGAGGGTCAACCGCTGGATCGGCACGGCGTCCGGAGCCGGCGTCATGGCGAGCACGGTGAAGCCCGCCTCCCGCACCTGGTCCAGGCCGGCGGGCCAGCGCTCCAGCGTGGCGTACGGCATCGCGAAGACCTCCCCCATGCTGACCCGCACGCTGCGCCGGTACAGCGGGTCGGCGCAGGACGGCGACAGCAGCACCGCGTCGATCCCGAGCGCGGCGGCTCCCCGGAACAGCGCGCCGAGGTTGGTGTGGTTGTTGACGTTCTCGAGGATCACCACCCGGCGCGCGGTGGCCAGCAGCTCGGCCGCGCTCGGCAGCGGTTTGCGCCGGAACGAGGCGAGCACCCCCCGGTGCACGTGGAATCCGGTGGCCCGCTCCAGCACGTCCGGGGTGGCCGCGTAGACCGGCGCGTCGCCGGTGTCGAGGTCGGCGAGCTGGTCGGTGCGCTTGGCGTCGACCAGGTACGACCGGGCCGGGTAGCCGGCCCGCAGCGCCCGCCGCAGCACCAGCTCGCCCTCGGCGATGAACAGGCCGTGCGGGGGCTCCCAGCGGGTACGCAACTCGACGTCGGTCAACGCGCGGTAGTCGGCGATCCGCTCGTCGTCGGGGTCGGTGATCTCAAGGACGGGCACCCGACGATTCTGCCGGGTGTCCGTCACCGGGCGTCGGGGCGGTCCTCACCCGGCCGCCCGCTCGTAGCGCAGCAGCACGGACGCGCCGTCGAAGACCCGGGACCCGACCAGCCGCAGGTCGGCGCGGTCCTTGCCGGGAAAGGTCGGGGCGCCGCCGCCGAGCACCACCGGGTGGACCACCACCTGCCACTCGTCGACCAGGCCGAGGCCG
This genomic interval from Micromonospora coxensis contains the following:
- the argG gene encoding argininosuccinate synthase; translated protein: MSKVLTSLPIGERVGIAFSGGLDTSVAVAWMRDKGAVPCAYTADIGQYDEPDIASVPGRALSYGAEVARLVDCRAALVEEGLAALTCGAFHIRSGGRAYFNTTPLGRAVTGTLLVRAMISDDVQIWGDGSTFKGNDIERFYRYGLLANPQLRIYKPWLDADFVTELGGRKEMSEWLLERGLPYRDSTEKAYSTDANIWGATHEAKTLEHLDTGIETVNPIMGVRFWDPSVEIPTEDVTIGFDQGRPVTINGKEFGSPVDLVLEANAIGGRHGLGMSDQIENRIIEAKSRGIYEAPGMALLHAAYERLVNAIHNEDTLANYHNEGRRLGRLMYEGRWLDPQALMLRESLQRWVGTAVTGEVTLRLRRGEDYSILDTSGPAFSYHPDKLSMERTEDSAFGPSDRIGQLTMRNLDIADSRAKLEQYATLGMVGGATPQRMVGAAQAASTGLIGAMPEGGAEAIASRGVPSAEDVALDRAAMEFGVD
- a CDS encoding TrmH family RNA methyltransferase; amino-acid sequence: MTDTRQNRRVPVLEITDPDDERIADYRALTDVELRTRWEPPHGLFIAEGELVLRRALRAGYPARSYLVDAKRTDQLADLDTGDAPVYAATPDVLERATGFHVHRGVLASFRRKPLPSAAELLATARRVVILENVNNHTNLGALFRGAAALGIDAVLLSPSCADPLYRRSVRVSMGEVFAMPYATLERWPAGLDQVREAGFTVLAMTPAPDAVPIQRLTLAQRERAALLLGAEGPGLTDAAQSASDVRVVIPMRRGVDSLNVAAAAAVAFWELGRDDPPFDAG